The Saccharopolyspora gloriosae genome has a segment encoding these proteins:
- a CDS encoding MFS transporter, whose amino-acid sequence MNSANVAAPETGDRILRKVAVRLMPFLCLLYFINYLDRVNIGFAGPNGMNEELGLTATAFGFASGIFFLGYLVLEVPSNLALHRFGARRWLARIMITWGVLATVLAFVPSATALIVLRFLLGVAEAGFFPGIILYLTFWFPAAQRAKAVALFMAAVPVSSAIGATVSSVLIDAGHGVFGLSGWRFMFLVEGVPAMLLAVATWFYLTDRPSEAKWLTEQEREWLTGQLAAEQAETESKHHWTLRKALTHPRIPALAFVYFGISYGLYALGFFLPTIIDGFEQQYGTNLSTVQSGLVTAVPYVIGAVAMVLWASHGDRTGERVWHVALPMLLGGVCIPVALYLGNPYLAMAAVTVCAVGVCAALPTFWALPSTFLSGSAAAGGIALINSLGNISGFAAPYITGALRDVTGSQRAGLWVVGAVMVVAAGVVVFLRAAPSTGDDKD is encoded by the coding sequence ACTTCATCAACTACCTGGACCGGGTGAACATCGGATTCGCCGGGCCGAACGGGATGAACGAGGAACTGGGGCTGACCGCGACGGCGTTCGGCTTCGCCTCCGGGATCTTCTTCCTCGGCTACCTGGTGCTGGAGGTGCCGAGCAACCTGGCGCTGCACCGGTTCGGCGCCCGCCGGTGGCTGGCCCGCATCATGATCACCTGGGGCGTGCTGGCGACGGTCCTCGCGTTCGTGCCCAGCGCGACGGCGCTGATCGTGCTCCGGTTCCTGCTGGGCGTCGCCGAGGCCGGGTTCTTCCCCGGCATCATCCTGTACTTGACCTTCTGGTTCCCCGCCGCGCAGCGGGCGAAGGCCGTCGCGCTGTTCATGGCGGCGGTGCCGGTCTCCAGCGCGATCGGCGCGACGGTGTCCAGCGTGCTGATCGACGCCGGGCACGGGGTCTTCGGACTCTCCGGCTGGCGGTTCATGTTCCTGGTCGAAGGCGTGCCCGCGATGCTGCTGGCGGTGGCGACCTGGTTCTACCTCACCGACCGGCCCTCGGAGGCGAAGTGGCTCACCGAGCAGGAACGGGAGTGGCTCACCGGGCAGCTGGCGGCCGAGCAGGCCGAGACGGAGAGCAAGCACCACTGGACGCTGCGCAAAGCGCTCACCCATCCGCGGATTCCGGCGCTGGCGTTCGTGTACTTCGGGATCTCCTACGGGCTCTACGCGCTGGGCTTCTTCCTGCCTACGATCATCGACGGCTTCGAGCAGCAGTACGGCACGAACCTGTCCACCGTGCAGTCCGGCCTGGTCACGGCCGTGCCGTACGTGATCGGGGCGGTGGCGATGGTGCTGTGGGCCTCGCACGGCGACCGCACCGGGGAGCGGGTGTGGCACGTGGCGCTGCCGATGCTGCTCGGCGGCGTGTGCATCCCCGTCGCGCTGTACCTGGGCAATCCGTACCTGGCGATGGCGGCGGTGACGGTGTGCGCCGTCGGCGTGTGCGCCGCGCTGCCCACGTTCTGGGCGTTGCCCAGCACCTTCCTGTCCGGGTCGGCGGCCGCGGGCGGCATCGCGCTGATCAACTCGCTGGGCAACATCAGCGGGTTCGCCGCCCCGTACATCACCGGCGCGCTGCGGGACGTCACCGGCTCGCAGCGGGCCGGGCTGTGGGTGGTGGGCGCGGTCATGGTCGTCGCGGCCGGAGTCGTCGTGTTCCTCCGCGCCGCCCCGTCGACCGGCGACGACAAGGACTGA